A window of the Egibacter rhizosphaerae genome harbors these coding sequences:
- a CDS encoding M23 family metallopeptidase: MNTWTWWGRTSAWLMAGLLALGVFAPVVHADDDDSGDDDLDELIERGEELPEREEALEEELDELNEWLEEAREKLTELTEKLEQVESELSAIDQQLEIAEQEREAAEERLEEAEERYEEAEERVEEAEEELEEREELLERQLAYAYKYGDTSALQLLDAALNQDRTEDVVEGLHQLEHILEHENENVLRLADLHDEARIARAQADGARDRRDEELESAERSEESVEELLEEQEELRDEVEEQREEQERLVEQIEEDRDEAEGLLEEISEELATRREEAEEAARADGDLVCPVPSGSFIDDWHFPRSGGRLHEGNDIFADRGEPIHAPEDGVVARVDETDDWSPGSSSGLGGKTVNIRSEDDVRWYFAHLDEIDEDIESGVSVEAGDVIGTVGTTGNARHTPPHLHLGRYLDGEAENPYPHISEACR, translated from the coding sequence GTGAACACCTGGACCTGGTGGGGACGGACGAGCGCGTGGCTGATGGCGGGCCTGCTCGCGCTCGGTGTGTTCGCGCCGGTCGTGCACGCGGACGACGATGACTCCGGTGACGACGACCTCGACGAACTGATCGAGCGCGGCGAGGAGCTCCCCGAGCGTGAGGAAGCGCTCGAGGAGGAGCTCGACGAGCTCAACGAGTGGCTCGAGGAGGCCCGCGAGAAGCTGACCGAGCTCACCGAGAAGCTCGAGCAGGTCGAGTCCGAGCTCTCCGCGATCGACCAGCAGCTCGAGATCGCCGAACAGGAGCGCGAGGCCGCCGAGGAGCGCCTTGAGGAGGCCGAGGAGCGCTACGAGGAAGCCGAGGAGCGCGTCGAGGAGGCCGAGGAGGAGCTCGAGGAACGCGAGGAGCTACTCGAGCGTCAGCTCGCGTACGCCTACAAGTACGGCGATACCAGTGCCCTGCAACTGCTCGACGCGGCGCTCAACCAGGACCGCACGGAGGACGTCGTCGAGGGACTGCACCAGCTGGAGCACATCCTCGAGCACGAGAACGAGAACGTGCTGCGCTTGGCCGACCTCCACGACGAAGCGCGGATCGCGCGGGCACAGGCCGATGGCGCCCGTGACCGGCGGGACGAGGAACTTGAGTCCGCCGAGCGCTCCGAGGAGAGTGTCGAGGAGCTGCTCGAGGAACAGGAGGAGCTGCGCGACGAGGTCGAGGAGCAGCGCGAGGAGCAGGAGCGCCTGGTCGAGCAGATCGAGGAGGACCGCGACGAGGCCGAGGGCCTGCTCGAGGAGATCTCCGAGGAGTTGGCGACCCGGCGGGAGGAGGCCGAGGAGGCCGCCCGAGCCGACGGCGACCTCGTTTGCCCCGTGCCGTCCGGCAGTTTCATCGACGACTGGCACTTCCCGCGCTCCGGGGGCCGGTTGCACGAGGGCAACGACATCTTCGCCGACCGCGGCGAGCCGATCCACGCGCCCGAGGACGGCGTGGTCGCTCGCGTGGACGAGACGGACGACTGGAGCCCGGGCTCGAGCAGCGGCCTGGGCGGCAAGACGGTGAACATCCGCTCCGAGGACGACGTGCGCTGGTACTTCGCTCACCTCGACGAGATCGACGAGGACATCGAGTCGGGCGTCAGCGTCGAGGCGGGCGACGTGATCGGCACGGTCGGCACCACCGGCAACGCCCGGCACACCCCGCCGCATCTGCACCTCGGTCGCTACCTCGACGGGGAGGCCGAGAACCCGTACCCGCACATCAGCGAGGCCTGCCGCTAG
- a CDS encoding adenosine deaminase yields MISHDLIERAPKVLLHDHLDGGLRPQTVAELADETGYDGLPTSDPHDLAQHFVDTARRGSLEEYLEGFAHTVGVTQTREALQRVAREAVEDLADDGVVYAEIRFAPELHTMGDLELDDVLEAVLDGVHAGQATRDITVAVICCAMRTAARSYEIAEVAVRWREQGVVGFDIAGAEAGFPPTQHLDAFQLALRECFHITVHAGESFGPRSIWEALQWCGAERLGHGLRIVDDITVTDDGDVELGRLAGYVRDRRIPLEMCPTSNVHTGGARSIAEHPIQLLRQLRYRVTVNTDNRLMSDITMSGEFTNLVEAFDLGLDDLQWLTVNAMKSAFWPFDDRLRLIEDVIKPRYAALREPATAGPRDAAR; encoded by the coding sequence ATGATCAGCCACGACCTCATCGAACGCGCCCCGAAGGTGCTGCTGCACGACCACCTCGACGGCGGCCTGCGCCCGCAGACGGTCGCCGAACTGGCCGACGAGACCGGGTACGACGGGTTGCCCACGTCAGACCCCCACGACCTCGCCCAGCACTTCGTCGACACCGCACGGCGCGGCAGCCTCGAGGAGTACCTCGAGGGGTTCGCCCACACCGTCGGGGTCACGCAGACGCGCGAGGCGCTGCAGCGGGTCGCGCGGGAGGCGGTCGAGGACCTCGCCGACGACGGCGTCGTCTATGCCGAGATCCGGTTCGCCCCCGAGCTGCACACGATGGGGGACCTCGAGCTCGACGACGTGCTCGAGGCCGTGCTCGACGGCGTGCACGCAGGGCAGGCCACACGCGACATCACCGTCGCCGTGATCTGCTGCGCGATGCGCACCGCCGCACGCAGCTACGAGATCGCGGAGGTGGCCGTCCGCTGGCGCGAGCAGGGTGTCGTCGGCTTCGACATCGCGGGGGCGGAGGCCGGGTTCCCGCCGACCCAGCATCTCGACGCGTTCCAGCTCGCTCTCCGCGAATGCTTCCACATCACGGTGCACGCCGGTGAGAGCTTCGGTCCGCGGTCGATCTGGGAGGCCCTCCAGTGGTGCGGGGCCGAACGCCTCGGCCACGGTCTGCGGATCGTCGACGACATCACCGTCACCGACGACGGGGACGTCGAGCTCGGCCGCCTCGCCGGCTACGTGCGCGACCGACGGATCCCGCTCGAGATGTGTCCCACCTCGAACGTGCACACCGGGGGCGCGCGCTCGATCGCCGAGCACCCGATCCAGCTTCTGCGCCAGCTGCGCTACCGCGTGACCGTCAACACCGACAACCGGCTGATGAGCGACATCACCATGTCCGGCGAGTTCACGAACCTCGTCGAGGCGTTCGACCTCGGACTCGACGACCTGCAGTGGCTCACGGTCAATGCCATGAAGAGTGCCTTCTGGCCGTTCGACGACCGTCTGCGGCTGATCGAGGACGTCATCAAGCCGCGCTACGCCGCCCTGCGCGAGCCCGCCACCGCTGGCCCCCGGGACGCGGCGCGCTGA
- a CDS encoding potassium channel family protein, with amino-acid sequence MHDHYLVCGYGVKGRSAARALVDDGVDHDDIVVVESQPAAADEARTDGFTAIVGDASRVAVLEEARVREASAVIVAPNRDDSAVLITLTARELNPDTTIVSAVREEENAHLLRQSGADAAITSSEASGRLLGVTMRHPHLGEVVDDLLHTAKGFALAEREVGEAEAGGAVDDASGQVALAVVRDGRLMRYDDPSLGRLRRGDRIVGVPSDDSEAPADGGHANEAPADGAHANEASADGERP; translated from the coding sequence GTGCACGACCACTACCTCGTCTGCGGCTACGGAGTGAAGGGTCGTTCGGCAGCTCGCGCGCTCGTCGACGACGGCGTCGACCACGACGACATCGTGGTCGTCGAGTCGCAGCCCGCCGCCGCGGACGAGGCCCGCACCGACGGCTTCACGGCCATCGTGGGGGACGCCTCGCGGGTGGCCGTGCTGGAGGAGGCCCGCGTGCGGGAGGCGAGCGCGGTAATCGTCGCGCCGAACCGCGACGACAGTGCGGTCCTGATCACCCTCACCGCACGCGAGCTCAACCCGGACACGACGATCGTCTCCGCCGTCCGGGAGGAGGAGAACGCTCATCTCCTGCGCCAGAGCGGGGCCGATGCGGCGATCACGAGTTCGGAGGCGTCCGGGCGCCTGCTCGGGGTGACGATGCGCCATCCGCATCTCGGTGAGGTCGTGGACGACCTGTTGCACACCGCGAAGGGGTTCGCCCTCGCCGAGCGGGAGGTGGGCGAAGCCGAGGCCGGGGGAGCGGTCGACGACGCGAGCGGTCAGGTCGCCCTGGCCGTGGTCCGCGACGGGCGGCTCATGCGCTACGATGACCCGTCGCTGGGACGGCTGCGCCGCGGTGACCGCATCGTGGGGGTGCCGAGCGACGACAGCGAGGCGCCGGCCGACGGGGGGCATGCGAACGAGGCGCCGGCCGACGGGGCGCATGCGAACGAGGCGTCCGCGGACGGCGAGCGTCCCTGA
- a CDS encoding cupin domain-containing protein yields the protein MRDPAATLLGDPDLFARQTFGREIARRDVPDAAGLLGLDDVDHLLADTALRAPAFRLVREGRALPPEQYTRRARIGSRTVTDLADVEAVHRLIGEGATLVLQGLHRYWPPVTRACQALEHALDHPVQANAYLTPPVAAGLHVHGDPHDVLVVQTWGRKRWQVWPPGTDPNDPGDPALDDDLRLGDVLYLPAGTPHAPRTIDAASLHLTVGIRSRTWRELVRRAVDDALTDPRYDEPLAAGWTSRLDEVAAGLSRELQHVGRSIAEQDAAQLATAHAVEAIGRRPARHQGTLPLLLDPTALTDGTRLEKVGGHPCEVVEAGARVELVLADRRLRVPGRAAGAVHAVAALERLTPGDLSDHLDEHSRLVFARRLVREGLLRPVPPERDDAPSSLVGGRP from the coding sequence GTGCGGGATCCGGCCGCCACCCTCCTGGGCGATCCTGACCTGTTCGCCCGGCAGACCTTCGGACGCGAGATCGCTCGGCGTGATGTGCCCGACGCGGCGGGGCTGCTCGGGCTCGACGACGTCGACCACCTGCTCGCGGACACCGCGTTGCGCGCCCCGGCGTTCCGGCTCGTGCGCGAGGGTCGCGCCCTCCCCCCCGAGCAGTACACGCGGCGGGCGCGCATCGGGTCGCGGACCGTCACCGATCTCGCGGACGTCGAGGCCGTGCACCGCCTGATCGGTGAGGGCGCCACCCTCGTGCTGCAGGGGCTGCACCGGTACTGGCCCCCGGTGACCCGGGCCTGCCAGGCGCTGGAGCACGCGCTCGACCATCCGGTGCAGGCGAACGCGTACCTGACCCCACCCGTCGCCGCGGGCCTCCACGTGCACGGCGACCCCCACGACGTGCTCGTCGTGCAGACCTGGGGCCGCAAGCGCTGGCAGGTGTGGCCCCCGGGCACCGATCCGAACGACCCGGGCGACCCGGCGCTCGACGACGATCTACGGCTCGGGGACGTGCTGTACCTGCCGGCCGGCACGCCGCACGCGCCGCGCACGATCGATGCCGCGTCGCTGCACCTCACCGTCGGGATCCGCTCCCGGACCTGGCGCGAACTCGTTCGTCGCGCCGTCGACGATGCGCTCACGGACCCGCGCTACGACGAGCCCTTGGCCGCCGGCTGGACGAGCCGGCTCGACGAGGTCGCTGCCGGCCTGTCACGCGAGCTGCAGCACGTCGGTCGCAGCATCGCCGAGCAGGACGCCGCACAGCTCGCCACGGCCCACGCCGTGGAGGCGATCGGTCGGCGACCGGCACGCCATCAGGGCACCCTCCCCCTGTTGCTCGATCCCACCGCGCTCACCGACGGCACCCGGCTGGAGAAGGTCGGCGGCCACCCGTGCGAGGTCGTCGAGGCGGGCGCCCGCGTGGAGCTGGTCCTCGCGGATCGGCGCCTCCGGGTCCCGGGCCGCGCCGCAGGAGCGGTGCACGCCGTCGCTGCCCTCGAACGCCTCACCCCCGGCGACCTCTCCGACCACCTCGACGAACACAGCCGGCTCGTGTTCGCCCGGCGCCTCGTCCGGGAGGGGTTGCTGCGCCCGGTGCCCCCCGAACGGGACGACGCGCCGTCGTCCCTTGTCGGTGGTCGACCGTGA
- a CDS encoding sucrase ferredoxin — MSAPGTGATSVRLPRDGCAAHARREDEDPAGTASTVRRWLVVEHPGPWGRDAVTDTRLSEEARAALERAQHESGARVLLARRHGQRGTDGHRILAGVTTARRRWLQRFEVDDLADLATVDWSPLAARRRLPDAEEVDGPQLLVCTHGRHDPCCAEHGRPLARALSAVEPAATWEASHVGGCRFAANLVVLPEGLYYGHVDAHAGPGIVSAHRTGRLSLAHLRGRSNLPFPVQAAEIALRRSTELDGIDDLEVASRTDQGGDVSVVFTGPHGGRWRVTVRTERDQEPRLLSCHGRPAVPPRYEPEITPLAPWDADGSPTGGSPTGGAPSG; from the coding sequence GTGAGCGCACCGGGGACCGGCGCGACCTCGGTCCGCCTGCCGCGTGACGGCTGCGCGGCCCACGCCCGGCGCGAGGACGAGGATCCGGCCGGGACCGCCTCGACCGTACGGCGCTGGTTGGTGGTCGAGCATCCCGGGCCGTGGGGGCGCGACGCCGTCACCGACACCCGCCTGTCGGAGGAGGCGCGGGCCGCGCTCGAGCGAGCGCAGCACGAGAGCGGCGCACGGGTCCTGCTCGCCCGGCGCCACGGCCAGCGTGGGACCGACGGGCACCGGATCCTCGCCGGGGTGACGACGGCACGCCGTCGGTGGCTGCAGCGCTTCGAGGTGGACGATCTCGCGGACCTCGCGACCGTGGACTGGTCCCCGCTCGCGGCCCGTCGGCGACTGCCCGACGCCGAGGAGGTGGATGGCCCGCAGCTGCTCGTCTGCACCCACGGACGTCACGATCCCTGCTGCGCCGAACACGGCCGGCCGCTGGCGCGTGCCCTCAGCGCGGTCGAGCCCGCTGCCACGTGGGAGGCCTCCCACGTGGGGGGCTGCCGTTTCGCGGCGAACCTCGTCGTGCTGCCCGAGGGGCTCTACTACGGTCATGTGGACGCGCACGCCGGCCCGGGCATCGTCTCGGCCCACCGCACGGGGCGGCTCTCGCTCGCGCACCTGAGAGGGCGCTCCAACCTGCCCTTCCCGGTCCAAGCAGCCGAGATCGCGCTGCGCCGGTCCACCGAACTCGACGGTATCGACGACCTCGAGGTCGCCTCGCGCACCGACCAGGGCGGGGACGTCTCCGTGGTCTTCACCGGTCCCCACGGGGGGCGATGGCGCGTCACGGTGCGCACCGAGCGCGACCAGGAACCACGGTTGTTGTCCTGCCACGGTCGACCGGCGGTCCCGCCACGCTACGAGCCCGAGATCACCCCGCTCGCCCCGTGGGACGCGGACGGTTCGCCAACGGGTGGTTCACCAACGGGCGGTGCGCCATCGGGGTGA
- a CDS encoding 2-hydroxyacid dehydrogenase translates to MRVAVFSTKRYDELALRAANEDHGHELAFCEPRLTRETVPLAEGFDAVCAFVNDDLSANVLVTLARGGTRLVLLRCAGFNQVDLSTAEQVGITVARVPAYSPHAVAEHTVGLMLALNRKIHRAYARTRESNFSIDGFMGFDFVGKTVGVVGTGKIGETLLGIMKGFGCELLATDPYPNPEVERLGAEYVEPDTLAARSDIVSLHCPLTPQTFHLINHRTLSLMKPGAMLINTSRGALVDASAAIEALKDGRLGYLGLDVYEEESDLFFQDLSDRVVTDDTFMRLLTFPNVLVTSHQAFFTQEAVANIARTTLANATSFEADDGQAHLVTRDMVA, encoded by the coding sequence ATGCGGGTCGCCGTGTTCAGCACGAAGCGCTACGACGAGCTCGCCCTGCGAGCGGCCAACGAGGACCACGGACACGAGCTCGCGTTCTGCGAGCCGCGACTCACCAGGGAGACGGTCCCCCTGGCGGAAGGGTTCGATGCGGTCTGCGCGTTCGTGAACGACGACTTGTCCGCCAACGTGCTCGTCACGCTGGCACGCGGTGGCACACGGTTGGTCCTGTTGCGCTGCGCCGGCTTCAACCAGGTCGACCTCTCCACGGCCGAGCAGGTCGGCATCACCGTCGCACGGGTCCCCGCGTACTCCCCCCACGCGGTGGCCGAGCACACCGTCGGACTGATGCTCGCCCTGAACCGCAAGATCCACCGCGCCTACGCCCGCACGCGCGAGTCGAACTTCTCGATCGACGGGTTCATGGGATTCGACTTCGTCGGCAAGACCGTCGGCGTGGTCGGGACCGGCAAGATCGGTGAGACGCTGCTCGGGATCATGAAGGGCTTCGGTTGCGAGCTGCTCGCCACCGATCCCTACCCCAACCCGGAGGTCGAGCGGCTGGGCGCGGAGTACGTCGAGCCCGACACGCTCGCCGCTCGGTCGGACATCGTGAGCCTGCACTGCCCGCTCACGCCGCAGACCTTCCACCTCATCAACCATCGCACCCTGTCCCTCATGAAGCCGGGGGCGATGCTCATCAACACCAGCCGTGGGGCGCTCGTGGACGCCTCCGCGGCGATCGAAGCGCTGAAGGACGGTCGCCTCGGCTACCTGGGCCTGGACGTGTACGAGGAGGAGTCGGACCTCTTCTTCCAGGACCTGTCGGACCGGGTCGTCACCGACGACACGTTCATGCGTCTGCTGACCTTCCCGAACGTGCTCGTCACCAGCCACCAAGCATTCTTCACGCAGGAGGCCGTGGCCAACATCGCGCGGACGACGCTGGCCAACGCCACGTCGTTCGAGGCGGATGACGGGCAGGCCCACCTCGTGACGCGCGACATGGTCGCCTGA
- a CDS encoding L-lactate permease, whose translation MARRRRTARDPASSSDDDRGDREDAPNEADAVGPDGAGTGTLALLRAGAPYIVLIAVILVTRLVPPVRGALESVELSWAFGGRFEGTFAPLYHPGTMLVLSFAVGASRQRARREQLGAALSVALRSLAPVVVALVAMLLLSRLLVQAGMIEVLAAAVAGLAGGAFPLLAPFIGLLGTFVTGSATASNILFTDFQDATASTLGVEAAPIVGAQGFGAAAGNAICPHNIIAAGATVQLGGQGAMCCGPPCRSAWLTPSAASLSPSRSSREWARPIRNA comes from the coding sequence GTGGCGCGTCGTCGCCGAACGGCGCGGGACCCGGCCTCGTCCTCGGACGACGACCGGGGGGACCGGGAGGACGCCCCCAACGAAGCCGACGCGGTCGGTCCCGACGGGGCAGGCACGGGCACGCTCGCCCTCCTGCGTGCCGGGGCGCCCTACATCGTCCTGATCGCGGTGATCCTGGTGACGCGTCTCGTGCCCCCGGTGCGCGGGGCCCTCGAGAGCGTCGAGCTCTCGTGGGCCTTCGGTGGGCGCTTCGAGGGAACGTTCGCGCCGCTCTACCACCCCGGTACGATGCTCGTGCTCTCGTTCGCAGTCGGTGCGTCGCGGCAGCGCGCCCGGCGCGAGCAGCTGGGCGCCGCGCTGTCGGTGGCGTTGCGGTCGCTCGCGCCCGTCGTGGTGGCGCTCGTGGCGATGCTGCTGCTGTCCAGGCTGCTCGTGCAGGCCGGGATGATCGAGGTGCTCGCCGCGGCCGTCGCGGGGCTCGCCGGCGGTGCGTTCCCGCTGCTGGCCCCGTTCATCGGGCTGCTCGGCACGTTCGTGACAGGGTCCGCGACGGCGTCGAACATCCTGTTCACCGACTTCCAGGACGCGACCGCGAGCACGCTCGGCGTCGAGGCCGCCCCGATCGTCGGCGCCCAGGGGTTCGGCGCGGCCGCCGGCAACGCGATCTGTCCCCACAACATCATCGCGGCGGGCGCCACGGTGCAACTCGGTGGCCAGGGGGCGATGTGCTGCGGGCCACCCTGCCGGTCTGCCTGGCTTACGCCCTCGGCGGCGTCGCTCTCACCTTCGCGTTCCTCGCGTGAGTGGGCCCGCCCGATCAGGAACGCTTGA
- a CDS encoding RHS repeat-associated core domain-containing protein, translating into MAVTPSTRRTCGAPSGDLLGVEATGGHPGAVAHTDRLGSVTALSDGGDVAGRLDYSSFGTVDDRDVTGTAGNVALGFTGELHDDERGLVHLRLRDYQPEIGQFTALDPAPAAAGEPYHTPYHYAYNQPTNLTDPSGACPLCAAAGAAVGGLVGGGVEAGRQLFSEDRSLGELDWGSIGAEAAGGAVAGGLMGLAGPAGGAIAGGLGASSAGGVATGMSLGITGAAGGIGTQTSSVLRGDGFASVTDTAIGAGTALAGRGVGSLATRTRFVPEFRSMHTISQSRHFGPQQFSRYFDHPGHNYTALRRQNMVSASWVMFQGVGDISVEHYMTGK; encoded by the coding sequence ATGGCGGTGACGCCGTCGACGAGGCGTACCTGCGGGGCCCCTTCGGGGGATCTGCTGGGCGTCGAGGCCACCGGCGGGCACCCCGGTGCCGTGGCACACACCGACCGGCTCGGGTCCGTGACTGCCCTGTCGGACGGTGGTGACGTCGCCGGCCGGCTGGACTACTCCTCCTTCGGAACCGTGGACGACCGAGACGTCACGGGGACGGCAGGAAACGTCGCACTGGGGTTCACCGGTGAGCTGCACGACGACGAGCGCGGGCTGGTGCATCTACGCCTGCGCGACTACCAGCCCGAAATCGGCCAGTTCACCGCCCTCGACCCGGCGCCCGCCGCCGCGGGCGAGCCCTACCACACGCCGTACCACTACGCGTACAACCAACCGACGAACCTCACCGACCCCTCCGGCGCGTGCCCGCTGTGCGCGGCGGCCGGCGCCGCGGTCGGCGGGCTCGTCGGCGGTGGGGTGGAAGCCGGACGGCAGCTCTTCTCGGAGGACCGCAGCCTCGGGGAGCTCGACTGGGGTTCGATCGGCGCGGAGGCTGCAGGGGGTGCGGTCGCCGGCGGCCTCATGGGCCTGGCGGGGCCCGCGGGTGGTGCGATCGCCGGCGGGCTCGGAGCCTCCTCGGCCGGGGGCGTCGCCACCGGGATGTCGCTCGGCATCACCGGCGCAGCGGGCGGGATCGGTACGCAGACCTCCTCGGTCCTTCGGGGCGACGGGTTCGCGTCGGTCACGGACACGGCGATCGGCGCGGGTACGGCACTGGCCGGACGCGGTGTCGGGTCGCTCGCGACACGGACCCGGTTCGTCCCGGAGTTCCGCAGCATGCACACGATCAGCCAGTCGCGCCATTTCGGGCCGCAGCAGTTCTCGCGGTACTTCGACCACCCCGGTCACAACTACACTGCCTTGCGGCGTCAGAACATGGTCAGCGCATCCTGGGTCATGTTCCAGGGAGTGGGTGATATCAGTGTCGAGCACTACATGACCGGCAAGTGA
- a CDS encoding RHS repeat protein, with translation MTDPAGQERRYVYDGGVLTAQVDALGNVTQYRYDDDLNVVEVTDAVGDTVEMAYDAAGSLTEIVRPEPFDEPERMIYDDDHNLVEHRAPDGAHTSFEYDDARNLIGVELPDGNRARFSYEDGLPGQPTSVELSDGTVWALEYDDTGRLTAQVSPEGRVAELEYDDAGRVTTVREASADGEHPAEWELAWDEASRLTAITDPSGATAQATYDDMGQVTEVEDPEGRVTSYEYTSTYELERVTDDRGAETVYEWNASGRLDARVAPTGARTDYGYDAAGRLTSVTGPDGETWEYGYDPVGRLITAEEPNGLQTVIGYNAVGLPAALDAGDREPVRVDYDLGGRPVAMEDELGEVTYDYDALGRLVEIARDGATTHEYGYDEVGNLVRRSVDGIPEVAIGYDGDGLPVRVEGGNHTVEQSFDTAGRLTERRWADGTEMEVGYDAAGRIASMLTRDEGEVLEAHQYRYDDAGLPVAHATPATTTNYGYDEQGRLVEELVEARGTGEQVSATEYTYDDAGRRTELSTDEGVTATSTTRPTGSNGSPTTTGNARSSPTTRPATAPGPATSRWSTARSGRSAPSRGPTAAATSSTTALAFASSPNTRTGRRPTTPGTWGR, from the coding sequence GTGACCGATCCCGCGGGTCAGGAACGCCGGTACGTGTACGACGGCGGTGTGCTGACCGCCCAGGTCGACGCGCTCGGCAACGTCACCCAGTACCGCTACGACGACGACCTCAACGTCGTCGAGGTGACGGACGCGGTGGGCGACACGGTCGAGATGGCTTACGACGCGGCGGGCAGCCTGACCGAGATCGTGCGCCCCGAGCCGTTCGACGAGCCCGAGCGCATGATCTACGACGACGATCACAACCTCGTTGAGCACCGCGCGCCTGACGGCGCCCACACCAGCTTCGAGTACGACGACGCGCGCAACCTGATCGGCGTCGAGCTGCCCGACGGCAACCGGGCCCGCTTCTCGTACGAGGACGGGCTGCCCGGCCAACCCACCTCGGTCGAGTTGTCGGACGGGACCGTGTGGGCTCTCGAGTACGACGATACCGGGCGGCTGACGGCGCAGGTCTCACCCGAGGGCCGCGTCGCCGAGCTGGAGTACGACGACGCCGGACGGGTGACCACCGTGCGCGAGGCGTCGGCCGACGGTGAGCACCCCGCCGAGTGGGAGCTCGCCTGGGACGAGGCCTCCCGGTTGACGGCGATCACGGATCCCTCGGGGGCGACCGCCCAGGCCACCTACGACGATATGGGGCAGGTGACCGAGGTCGAGGATCCCGAGGGGCGCGTCACGTCCTACGAGTACACCTCCACCTACGAACTCGAGCGCGTCACCGACGACAGGGGCGCGGAGACGGTCTACGAGTGGAACGCGTCGGGTCGGCTCGACGCACGGGTCGCGCCGACGGGTGCGCGTACCGACTACGGCTACGACGCGGCGGGACGGCTCACCTCGGTGACGGGTCCCGACGGTGAGACGTGGGAATACGGTTACGACCCGGTCGGTCGCCTGATCACGGCGGAGGAGCCGAACGGGCTCCAGACCGTGATCGGCTACAACGCGGTGGGGCTGCCTGCTGCGCTCGACGCCGGTGACCGGGAGCCGGTCCGGGTGGACTACGACCTCGGCGGGCGTCCGGTCGCCATGGAGGACGAGCTCGGCGAGGTCACCTACGACTACGACGCCCTCGGACGGTTGGTCGAGATCGCCCGGGACGGCGCGACCACCCACGAGTACGGCTATGACGAGGTCGGCAACCTCGTGCGCCGGTCGGTCGACGGGATCCCGGAGGTCGCGATCGGGTACGACGGCGACGGGCTCCCTGTTCGCGTGGAGGGTGGGAACCACACGGTCGAGCAGTCCTTCGACACTGCCGGCCGGCTGACGGAGCGCCGTTGGGCCGACGGGACCGAGATGGAGGTCGGCTACGACGCCGCGGGTCGGATCGCATCGATGCTCACCCGCGACGAGGGTGAGGTGCTCGAGGCTCACCAGTACCGCTACGACGATGCCGGCCTTCCGGTGGCCCATGCCACACCAGCGACGACGACGAACTACGGGTACGACGAGCAGGGGCGTCTGGTCGAGGAGCTCGTGGAAGCCCGCGGCACCGGCGAGCAAGTCTCCGCGACGGAGTACACGTACGACGATGCGGGCCGGCGGACCGAGCTGAGCACCGACGAGGGGGTGACGGCGACGAGTACGACGAGGCCGACCGGCTCGAACGGGTCACCGACCACGACGGGGAACGCACGGAGTTCTCCTACGACGCGGCCGGCAACCGCACCCGGGCCGGCGACCTCGCGATGGAGTACGGCCCGTTCGGGCAGGTCAGCGCCGTCGAGGGGCCCGACGGCCGCAGCGACTTCGTCCACGACGGCGCTGGCGTTCGCCAGCTCGCCGAACACGAGGACGGGTCGACGACCGACTACACCTGGGACGTGGGGACGCTGA
- a CDS encoding septum formation family protein, which translates to MLRGSASSLRRPRVRGLRASRFEVVDVDDLERFDDEYPGRDEVARAAFDRCAAAFEAYVGASPARSALDVWFDHPDERAWADGDRRLVCAASAEEGEALGGSVADEGP; encoded by the coding sequence GTGCTACGAGGATCCGCCTCGAGCCTCCGCCGACCACGAGTCCGTGGACTGCGAGCGAGCCGTTTCGAGGTCGTGGACGTCGATGATCTCGAGCGGTTCGACGACGAGTACCCCGGGCGGGACGAGGTCGCGCGGGCCGCCTTCGATCGCTGCGCGGCGGCGTTCGAGGCCTACGTCGGCGCGAGCCCGGCCCGGTCCGCGCTCGACGTGTGGTTCGATCACCCGGACGAGCGGGCGTGGGCGGATGGGGACCGTCGGCTGGTGTGTGCGGCCAGTGCCGAGGAGGGCGAGGCACTCGGTGGCTCGGTGGCCGACGAGGGACCATGA
- a CDS encoding DUF192 domain-containing protein, with the protein MRLLVNGEAVAEVEIADTAWSRLRGALGKQPLAGALLLDPCRSVHSVGLRAPLDVAFCDRDLRVLRTVRLRPWRMTRVVRESRVVVEAEPGSFDRWGVRPSSLLGIDT; encoded by the coding sequence GTGCGGCTGCTCGTGAACGGGGAGGCCGTGGCCGAGGTCGAGATCGCCGACACGGCATGGTCCAGGTTGCGGGGCGCACTCGGGAAGCAGCCACTGGCGGGCGCGCTCCTGCTCGACCCGTGCCGCTCGGTGCACTCCGTGGGTCTGCGCGCCCCCTTGGACGTGGCGTTCTGCGACCGTGACCTCCGCGTGCTCCGCACGGTGCGCCTGCGTCCGTGGCGGATGACACGGGTCGTCCGCGAAAGCCGGGTCGTGGTGGAGGCGGAACCGGGCTCGTTCGACCGGTGGGGAGTGCGACCGAGCAGTCTCCTGGGCATCGATACCTGA